The region TTTGCGCGGCATTCTGACCGGTGTGCCGAACTGGGTGAAAGGGGAGGAAGAAAAATAACACCTGATGCGAAAAAACTGTTAATCGTGGGCGCCAACCCGCGAAACCAGGAGCTGCTGTCGGCGTTTGTTCAGCGGATGGGGTATGAGGCGGTGCGGGCCGATGACCTCGACGCGGTGGACGACATCTTGGATCATCGACTAAATATAAAGATTGCGCTGGTCGATGTCACGGGATTTGACCAAGGCGTCTGGCAGCGATGCGCTAGGCTCCATGGACAGGGTATTCCCTTGCTGGTCATCTCGCCCAAACAGAGCGCGGCCATCCGAAAAATGAGCTTTTCCCACGGCGCGCAAGCCGTATTGGTAAAACCGCTGGGAATGCGTGAACTTGCCGACATGATTCATGGCTTCATGCAAGCGTGAATAGCTTTTCCATCAAGGGGGAAAGATAATATGGAGACCATCCTCCTTTTAATAAGCAAGGACCGTGACAGGCAGCTGCTGGAAGACTATCTGGCCGACAAATATCACATCGTTGCCTCTGATCACATCGACGTGCTCAACACCGCCTTTGATCTGTGCCTGCTGGACGGTATCTATCTCAAGAGACTAAGAGACAGCCTCCAGGTACGTAGAGAATCTGAAAAAGGGGTTTTCCTGCCGATATTGCTGGTGACCGCCAAACAAGATATTGGCATGCTGACATCGAGGATTTGGCAGATCATCGATGACGTCATATCCACCCCCATCGAGAAAGGTGAGCTGCACGCCCGTATCGAGGTGCTGCTACGCGCCAGGCGCCTTTCCCTGGAACTGAGAGCGGTGCAGGACGCAGAGTTACAGCGGTCCCGGCGGGCGCTCTCTGAAAGCGAGGAACTGCAAAAGGCCATCGTGGCCTGTTCGCCGCTGGCCACATACTCCCTGGATAAAAAGGGAAATGTCCTGTCCTGGAATCCGGCGGCGGAAGCCATGTTCGGCTGGCAGGCCCGAGAGGTGATCGGCAAGCCTTTGCCCATTGTGCCCGCGGAAAAACAATCCGAATTTCAATCGTTGATGCGGCGCATTCTGGAAGGCGAATCGATTTCCGGCATGGAGCTGGTTCGACAACGCAAAGACGGCTCTTTCCTGGAGTGCAGTCTTTCAGGAGCGCCGATCCGTGATTCCCAAGGTGGCATCGTGGGTATCATGGCGACCATGGAAGACATCACCGAACGGAAGCGGACGGAAAGAGCGCTCATGGAAAGCGAGAGCCGATTCCGCAGCCTGTTTAAGAACAATCATGCGGTGATGCTGCTCATTGATCCCGGCGACGGGGCCATTGTGGACGCAAATCCCGCAGCCTGCAGCTATTATGGCTGGTCGAAGGACCAAATCACCCGTATGAACATCGCTGACATTAATACCTTGTCGCCTGAACAAATACACGAAGAAATGAATCGGGCCAAGACCCAGCAGCGCCATCATTTTGAGTTCCGGCATCGCTTGGCGGACGGCACCGTGCGGGATGTGGAGGTCTACAGCGGGCCGATTCACGTATCGGGCCGCGTTCTTCTTTATTCGCTCGTATTCGACGTCACAGAACGCAAGGCCGCCGAACAGGCCCGTCTTGCCAGCGAAGCACGCTTCAGATTGCTTGTGGAAAACGCACCGGACGGCGTTTTCGTCCAGACCCAAGGGCGATTCGCGTACCTTAATCGCGCAGCGACCCGGATTTTTGGTGGCAGGGAAGCCGGTGAACTATTGGGGATGCCCATCGTCGACTATTTTCATCCCGATTGCCGGGAGTTCATTCGTGAACAAATTCAGCTCCTCAACCGGGACAAGATCCCCGTTCCCATGCACCATGTAACCGTTTTGCATAAGGACGGAACGGCTGTGGATATCGAAGCCTCCGCCGTCCCAATGCATTATGAGGGGCATGACGGTGCACTGGTTTTCGTGAGGGATATTTCGGAAAGAATAAAATCGGAAAAGCAGCGCCAGGAACTGGAAGCTCAACTGCATCAAGCCCAAAAAATGGAGTCTATAGGTCGCCTTGCCGGCGGAGTGGCCCACGACTACAACAATATCCTCAGCGTTATCCTCGGGTTCACCGAGCTGGCTCTTAGAAAGGTCAAACCGGGAGACCCGTTGCGTGACGATCTTAACAAGATCTATGCGGCGGCTGAACGCTCCAGGGACATAACTCGGAAGTTATTGACCTTTGCAAGAAAGGAAATCATTGCGCCTAAGGTGTTGGATCTGAATGTTACCGTTGAAAGCATGCTGAAAATCTTGCGCAAACTCATCGGCGAGGACATCGAGCTGACATGGCGACCGGGTGTCCATCTCTGGCCTGTGAAAATGGATCCATCTCAAGTTGATCAGATTCTTGCTAATCTGTGTGTCAATGCCCGCGACGCCATCGCCGACGTGGGGAAAATTACCATTGAAACGGGAAATGTGAGCTTCGACCAGGACTATTGCAATAGGCATGCGGGCTTCTCACCTGGGGATTTTGTCTTTTTGGCCGTCAGTGATGACGGCTGCGGCATGGATGCTGCGACACTGGAAAATATTTTTGAACCGTTTTTCACCACCAAGGGTGTCGGTAAGGGAACGGGATTGGGCCTTGCCACGGTCTATGGTATTGTCAAGCAGAATGACGGTTTCATCAATGTGTACAGTGAGCCGGGTCACGGGACGACGTTCAAGATCTATTTTCCCCGGGCCACCGGTGACATCACGGAAAACCGTCCTGCCGATGCAGAAAAAATACCTGAGGGCAAGGGTGAAACGATATTGGTGGTTGAAGATGATGCATCGATCCTGGCATATGTTGAAGAACTTCTAACCAGCATCAACTATAAGGTATTGAAAGCGGAGACCCCTTCAGATGCCTTGCAAAAAGCGAGAACCCATGCCACCGAACTTTCACTGTTGATGACCGACGTCATCATGCCCGAAATGAATGGCCGCGAACTGGCGCAGCAACTGCTGACGATTTGCCCGAAGATCAAATGTCTCTACATGTCCGGATACACCGCTGACATCATAGCTCAACGTGGTGTTCTGACCACGGGCATTCAATTCATACAGAAACCATTCTCAGCTAGAGAGCTGGCCGTCAAGGTCAGGGCGGCCCTGGAGCATAGCCAAAAGATCTAAGCTAATCTTTTGAAACTGTTCCCGTTTCGTTTCTGTCCTTGTAGCCGTGCAGCGTGTCGGCAACGACCACGGCCCCGGCGGCGCCTTCGATGGTTGTTTTCTGCTTCAGAATGAGCTTTTGTTTGGACTCGTCGGAAGCCCTTTTCTTGACCGACTCGGCCATGTCGCCACCGGCCTTCTTCTGCAGCTCGGCGACCTGGGCTTGAAGGTGCCGGTTTTCGTTTTCTAGGTCGGCAACGCGAAAGGTATCGCCTTCCTGCTGGGCTGGTTTCTTCTTGGCCGCTTCGACGGCCGGTTCATCGGTGGGTTTGTTTTTGTTTTCCATTGTGGAATTTCCTTCGGGTTGGGATTGGTCGGGCTGGCTCACATGGGACGCCAATCGAAGAATCCTGGTGTTCCCGTCCGCGCCTTTGCGGTCGAGCAGTTCCAGTCCGGTGAAAGTGACGCCGTGCAGGAATGTCGAAAACGGGTGGGTCGCCCACATCACGGCCCTTGAATGTGCATGGGTGGGTGCAGCAGTCGGCCTTGTTCTGGAAGCGGTTGCGCCAGACCGTGCCTTGGCCGTCGTGATCATCGCATACCATAAAGATCTGGGAAATGACCCCGCGCTTCATCAGCTTGTAGGCCAGCGGGGGCTCGCAGACGTGCAGCCCGGCGACACATTCCACGAGGCCGCCGTGATCGTCCTTCAGGTAGTCGGCGACGACGATGTCGTTGAACTCCTGCGAGCGTTGCAGATCGACCTTCTTGTTCGCGGCCATCATGGACCGACTGGACAAATCCTCGGCGGTGAAGTGATGGCCATTCTTGTTGGTCCCGGGGCGGCAGAGCGCGAAGCTGAACTGGGGGGCGCCCGCCGATACGACACCCATGGCCTCGGTCCTGAGCGTGTCGGGATCGAGCGTCAGCGCCGCATCTATGGCGAGCCGTTCCATCAATCTCCCGCCCTGTGTGCTGCGCTCTCCGTGAGTTGCGGGGAGCGATCCGCGGTGACTTACCGGGGGCCGCAGCGATGTCTCGGAGAGTGACGGCGACTTTGAGCGGGCAGGGTGGAGGCGGACCAAAGCGGCTGTGCGGCAGACGACGAGGGGTGGGTCCTCGTCGGCCTCGGCAATCTCCGAGAAGACCCCGTCGAAGGAAGAACGGGACGGCCGGTAGTCTTCGATAAAGTGCGCCGGATTTCAGGTGACACGGAAACCCCGAGGTCAGCATTTGATAAAGTCAGCCTGCCTGTGGTAGGTGAATCAAGATGATTTGACGTGCGAGTGGACGTGTTTGAAAGAAAGATCGTTTGTTGATCGTCACGTCCTCGGTCGGGAAGGGGGTGGCCGGGGGAAGTCGTCCGCGCCTGGAAGCCCAAGCGACTTCCTGTCGTTATAACCCACGATGAAATGAAAGCCATGCTGACGAACCTGTTCGGCCATAGGTGGCTCATGGCCTCGATGATGCGCAGCGGCAAGGGGGCGAAAGACCGCATCACCAGGCTCCCCAAGTCGCTCAAAGTCCCATTGCAAATGCTTTTTAAAACCGTCAAAGAAATCACGAGGGCGACCTGGCCGACGGTTGGGGCCACCTCCTCCTGCCAGACGCCCTCGGCTCTAAATACCTCAACGCGCCGCGGGAATGGCGCCGGCAATGGGTCTTTGGGCAGGAAGAAGCCAAAGACGTGCGAAGAAGGACACCATCGCGTTCACGAATCACTCATCCAGAAGGCGATCATTGGCGCGGTGAAAATGGCCGACCTGGCGAAGCGGGTCACCTGCCACACATTGCGTTCTTCCTTCGCCACGCAGCTCATAGAAAGCGGTGACGGCAGCAGGACCGTTCAGGAACTTCTCGGTCACAAGGACGTCAAGACCGCGATGATGCACACACCCATGTCCTGAACCGGGGCGCCCAAAGGGTCCAAAATCCGGCGGGCAATTCGTAGAGGAGGAGCGATGGTGTCTTATATACAAACCATATCCCCCCTCGTGTTCTGTGCAAAACATGGTCTAATCTTTTACAAACGCGGGTGTTGCGAGAGAAATGCAGGCGGGGTGTTATACTGCGATGTCGTGACCCAAAAATGTTATGAGAAAATCATATAACCACTGTTGGCAAAAGTGATATGAATGGCAAAAAAACCAGAAATGAACTACAGCCGAAAAAGTTTGGCACCTTTGGCGGCGTTTTTACGCCAAGTCTACTGACGATTCTTGGCGTCATCATGTTCCTGCGTTTTTCAACAGTCGTAGGATATGCCGGTGCATGGAATGCGCTCTTGATTCTATTCATCGCCAAGGCAATCTCTTTGATCACAGGCCTATCCGTCGCTTCCATAGCCACCAACATGCGTGTCAAGGGCGGCGGCCCCTACTATTTGATCAGCCGCAGTCTCGGCGTGGAGTTTGGTAGCGTCATCGCCACCTTTTTCTTCATTGCGCAAGCTGTTGCGGTCGCACTTTATGTGGCTGGTTTTACAGAAGCCGTTTTTTCCGCTTTTCCCAATCTAGAGCTTTCCTTCAGAGCCTTTGCCACACTCACCAATATTGTTGTTTTTGTCAGTGTCTATATCGGTGCTGGTTGGACGATTAGACTTCAGTACGGCATTCTCGGCATCTTGATCTTGTCTGTTCTGTCTTTTTTTATAGGAGCGGGTAAAGGCTTTTCTTTCGAGAACCTCAGCAGTAATTTAGCACCACAGTGGTCGCCACAATTTTCGTTTTTTGCGGTTTTTGCGCTTTTTTTTCCGGCTGTTACGGGCATCATGGCCGGGGTCAACATGTCTGGTGACTTGAAGGACCCGGCCCGCTCAATTCCCCGCGGAACATTTGCCGCCATTGGCGTTTCGGGGCTTATTTATGCTGCCTTGATCGTGGTGTTTGCTGCGGTTGTCCCTCGGGCGGAGCTGCTCGGCGAAGGATTCGTTATGAAGGATTATGCTTTTTCGCCGACTCTCGTTTACGCCGGCGTGTTTTGTGCCACGCTCTCCTCGGCTTTGGGCAGCATGATGGGCGCGCCGCGTATTCTTCAAGCTTTTGCCCGTGACAACATTTTCAAAAGGCTCCGCTGGTTTGGTCAAGGCAGCGGAGCATCCGGGGAACCCCGGCGCGCTGTCGTGCTGACATTCTTAATTGCGCAGATCGGTATTGTGGCAGGGGATCTCGACACCATTGCTCCTGTTATCACCATGTTCTTTTTGATGACCTATGCCACGGTCAATTTGGCTTGTTTTTACGAAGGGCGTTCACACAATCCCAGCTTCCGGCCCACGTTCCGCTTTAACCATTGGTCCATAGCCATCATTGGCGTCATTGGTTGCGTCAGCGTCATGTTTTTCATCAACGCTCTCTGGGCTTCAGTGGCTTTAGTTCTAGGGGGGCTTTTTTACTTTTTTATTACGCGTTCGGAAATTAACGTGAAGTGGGGCGATATTCATGGCGGTATTGCCTTCCAGATTGCGCGCAGTGCTCTGTTGCGTCTGGAGCGTGAGCATTATCACTCGAAGAATTGGAGGCCTTCAATTCTCGCCCTCGCCGGCAGCGCGTCCAGCCGTTTGCATCTGGTGGAATACGCCCGCTGGTTTACCGCGGACAGCGGTATTGTGATGCTGGGTCACATCATCAAAGGGGATGTGGAGCAGCTTCATAAACGACGGCATGAAGCGGAAAATATTTTGCGCAAGTTCATTCTTAAGGAACAGCTTCCCGCCTTTCCCGTTGCCATTGTCGAAGAAGATCTGCATGCCGCTGTCAAAGCCCTTATTCAGTGCCATGGAATCGGCAGAATAAAGCCTAACACAATCATGCTTGAATGGAGCGACGACCCAGAAAAGGCTGAGGACTTCTGGGAGACGATAGCCACGATCAAAGAAATGGAGCGCAGCCTCATTATCGTGGCTACGGAGCAGGAAGGTGAGAAAACTCACATACCCGAGGGATTTATCAATATCTGGTGGGATTCAGCTCAAAATGTCGAATTGATGCTGCTGCTGTCTTTTATGCTCAAGAAAAACCGTGAATGGCGAGATCATTCGATTCGAATTATTCGCCCCGTCCCGTTCAAAGCTGATGTTGACAACATCAAAAAGGAGATATCTGAAATGCTCGCCAAAGGCCGCATTGAAGCCGACATTTTTATCGTGCCGGCCGAGGATCCATTCGAAGCCGTGCGGACACACATGCATCCCTCTGCCTTGCTTTTCAGCGGATTAAGGCTTGGAAACGGTGAAGATGACATAAACCTTATAACTAATATAAAACGAACGGTAGAATTGCCTGGAGATGTCATTTTTGTTTATAATGCGGGAGATGTGTCCATGGAGGCTTGAAAGGAAATCGTTGCTTTTTTTGTGGACCGGCAACGTGCTTGCTGGTCAACAACCGCCTTTACTTGGACCGGCAATTCCGCTGGGCTCCATTGTCCGCCGGTTATGCGGAGCGTTATGTTTCAGGAAGGTTATGAAAGAACACGCGAATCGATTGCGCACCCTTATTGGTCGGGGGGGGGGTGGTGCGGCGAGTCGATGACTCAAGCGATATGGACGTTTTTTTGTAAAAGAGCTGTGCGAGGATGGCTTGGTTGATGCGGCTGATGTCTGTTCTTTTGGTGGGCCTGAAGACTTAGACGTGAAGCTAAATTTTCACGGCCGAAAATGGCTGGCCGAGCTTGATTCTGGCAAGAATGGTAGGCTCGTGACGCCCGTTGAGCATATTTTTGAAGTTAGGGCACTTTTCATGGGTCTTAGGCTGAATGTGAATGCAAGATTTAGAAAGCTTCTAAGCAACAGAACATAACGAACAAGGATAGATCGTGCAACCAATAAGATGGCTTCGCTCGCCATGACGGACTTTTTGTCATGGCGAGAAGTTGACTTTCGGGTCATTGCGAAGAGCGTTCGCGACGAAACCATCTTAACCACACAAAACAGATACGGAAACATGACACACATTGATCCGCGTACTTTTCGTGGCGGCAAGCAAAGCACTACAAGAACCGCGTTCCGTAGCTTGGCCTTCAGCTGCCCTCGTGCAAAGGCATTTTTCAGGCGCAGTCAGGAACTCGCATCCTGGAGCCGTGTTTTTGCCGGGGCAGACCTCTGCAAACAACAAGTACGCTCGGCTGCGCGGCAACGGGCGTCGGACAACCCTTTATGCCCGCCACCCCCATCACGCCGCCGTTATTGCCGTATGACGATAAAGTCCATCTATTGCTATTGACGATGCGTCATGACGGATAATCAGGTGAATATTGTGGCGGACATTTCAGGATAATAAAATATGGGGTTCTCAGAAATAATGGGAACAAGGCATCTTACGTCATGACACATAATCTATGTTATGCAAAAAAGGAGTCTTATAAGAAAATGCTGTCCCTATTAAAAAAATACGAACAGATCATGATACAAGTCGTTATGGTCATGATGGCCATTGTCTTAGCTCTGTGTACAATCGACTTGGGATGGACAATTCTTAAAGACATTAGTAAGCCACCCTATTTCATTCTTGATATTGAAGAACTACTGGAACTTTTCGGGCTATTTATGCTTGTCATTATAGGTATAGAATTACTCGAAACAATAATGAAAACATACAGTACTCCTGGACAACAGCATCATGAAGTCGTGCTATCTGTGGCAATTATTGCCATTTCAAGGAAAATCATCATACTCGACATGAAAACTGTTGACAGTATGAGCCTCATCGGGATAGCCGCAATTACGATTGCACTGACAATTGGATATGCTTTTGTGAGGGCAAAAAGGCCAAAACAACAAATAAAATGAGTATAAAAACAATGTAAAAAAGTGTATGCTCTCAGTTACTATGCATAACAGTAGAGACGTCTGCTATAGACGCCGCAATAAACAACTGGATAAGGAATGTGTTCTTAAATGAAGAATCAAGTATCTACCGGAACTACTGACTCCTAAGCATCACGAAGAATATGTGCGTTATGGTCAACGCGCTACTCTTCTCTCGTTTGTCCGTATGAAGAGCAACGCGTGCTGACCCTTCAGCCTTCGCTCCAGGCCTTGAAAACCGGCTTTGAGCCTAATGAGCGAAAAGCGGTTTTGGCGGTTGCCCTGACGAGAAGGCCTCCTCTTTTAAGACTTTGTCTTTTTTCCTCTATACCAGACCCAGAGCCGGCAAGCCCTTCGGGTTGTCCAGGCCGTTCCGCTCCGGCCCATGCCTTCACTGGGGCGGTCCCTAAGCAAAAACTGGCAGATCCACCATGGTTCGTCTTGCCACCTAAGCGGCGAGTTCATAGCTCTACGCAACCGGACTCCCATACCCAACTCGTAGTAGGGCCTCTCGGGGTTGTTTTCTTGGATTCGGCCCTCGATGATCCCCTTGGCCTCATGAAAGGATGAATTCCGTTTAGGCCGGATGCACGCCTCTTGAAGCGGCTTCATGAACCGCTCGATCACCCCGATTTGCTTCCATCACACATCCCCCTTTTGCGGACCAAATCGGGCGCTTATTGCTGGTCCAATCCACTTGAGGCGCTTTCGAAGCGCAAAGGGGGTTACAAATGTTGCACAAATGTATTGACACGACCGGCCCAGCCGGTTTTTCGTGGACTGGGTGAAGCTTTACGAGTCCTGGGCCTGGGAGTAAGCATAGGGAGAAAATGACTCGCGATGGCTGTGTGCGCGGCTGCACAAGGATCCCGGCTTATGGAAAATGGCGGCTTTCATTCATACCGATGTGGTGGCGCGCAGCGAGGGCCCCGAGATATGCCTGGACCAGAATTCATGGCCGCACGCATAAATACGGCACATGGTTCTTTAGGGCTCGGCGAAGATTTTCCCTGACCTTTTCCTGACGTCGTGGAACTTCTTCCCCAACCTCCGGTCCCGGTGACGAGGCGTTTTGTAACTCAACCCTAAAAAAGGAGGACAAACCATGGTGGATTACGCAGCGATGCAGACCACGATTCAGGAGGCGATCAAGCCCAGAAGCCTTCCCTTGGCGGTGCGCTTTCTTGCCGACGGTGAGGATTTTCCAGAAAAGACGCGCCGTCCCAAAGCCTTTTTAAAAAAACGGGTGACCATCTGCCAGGGCATCACCATGGCGCGCCTGTACGGATGGAGTGTGGGACTCAGAAAGGAAGACATCATCTGTGTTCCGGCGCTTTTGGGTTGGGGCATGAGCGGCGCGGCGAACCGGGATGAGGAAATGAAGCAGCTCATGCAATCCGTGGGTTTTGCATCCAGCGCCGCGGTCGCCGACGCTCAGTTTGCCGGCATGACCTGTGTGCCGGAAGGAACCGTTCACGGCATTTTGCTCACCCCTCTGGCCAAAGCTCTTCATGAGCCGCACACGGTGGCAGTCTACTGCAATCCTGCTCAGGCCATGCGGCTGGTGCAGGCCCTGACCTATTGCGGCGATGGTGGCGTCGAAGGGCGCGCGCCGTGCGCTTCGGTAACCGGATCGTTCGGCGGCAAGGTGGAATGCCTCCAGACCCTGTACGCTCCTCACGCCTTGAATGCGCCACGGCTGTCCATTCCCGGCATGGGGGACCGCATCTTTTCCATGACCCAGGATGACGAACTGGTGGTGGCTTTTCCGGGCCAATGGCTTTCTCGCCTAGCCACAGGGCTCAAGGAAGCCGGCAAAACCATCGGCGCTCGATATCCCGTGACGTTTTACCAGAATTTCGAACCTGAATTTCCTGCCCCCTACAAAGACACGGCGCAACGCTTGGGCCTCCTTGACGACGGGAGCGCGCCATGAACAACGATAAAAGCTCTGCCTTGATCCTGGGCTTCTGAATTTGCCTTGGCCTCATGTTCCTAGGTGTGGCGCTGGGATTTTCCCTCATTCGGTTCAAAAAGCTCGACCGGTTCGTTTCTGTCAAAGGCTTGTCGGAA is a window of Desulfosoma caldarium DNA encoding:
- a CDS encoding PAS domain S-box protein, translating into METILLLISKDRDRQLLEDYLADKYHIVASDHIDVLNTAFDLCLLDGIYLKRLRDSLQVRRESEKGVFLPILLVTAKQDIGMLTSRIWQIIDDVISTPIEKGELHARIEVLLRARRLSLELRAVQDAELQRSRRALSESEELQKAIVACSPLATYSLDKKGNVLSWNPAAEAMFGWQAREVIGKPLPIVPAEKQSEFQSLMRRILEGESISGMELVRQRKDGSFLECSLSGAPIRDSQGGIVGIMATMEDITERKRTERALMESESRFRSLFKNNHAVMLLIDPGDGAIVDANPAACSYYGWSKDQITRMNIADINTLSPEQIHEEMNRAKTQQRHHFEFRHRLADGTVRDVEVYSGPIHVSGRVLLYSLVFDVTERKAAEQARLASEARFRLLVENAPDGVFVQTQGRFAYLNRAATRIFGGREAGELLGMPIVDYFHPDCREFIREQIQLLNRDKIPVPMHHVTVLHKDGTAVDIEASAVPMHYEGHDGALVFVRDISERIKSEKQRQELEAQLHQAQKMESIGRLAGGVAHDYNNILSVILGFTELALRKVKPGDPLRDDLNKIYAAAERSRDITRKLLTFARKEIIAPKVLDLNVTVESMLKILRKLIGEDIELTWRPGVHLWPVKMDPSQVDQILANLCVNARDAIADVGKITIETGNVSFDQDYCNRHAGFSPGDFVFLAVSDDGCGMDAATLENIFEPFFTTKGVGKGTGLGLATVYGIVKQNDGFINVYSEPGHGTTFKIYFPRATGDITENRPADAEKIPEGKGETILVVEDDASILAYVEELLTSINYKVLKAETPSDALQKARTHATELSLLMTDVIMPEMNGRELAQQLLTICPKIKCLYMSGYTADIIAQRGVLTTGIQFIQKPFSARELAVKVRAALEHSQKI
- a CDS encoding amino acid permease → MNGKKTRNELQPKKFGTFGGVFTPSLLTILGVIMFLRFSTVVGYAGAWNALLILFIAKAISLITGLSVASIATNMRVKGGGPYYLISRSLGVEFGSVIATFFFIAQAVAVALYVAGFTEAVFSAFPNLELSFRAFATLTNIVVFVSVYIGAGWTIRLQYGILGILILSVLSFFIGAGKGFSFENLSSNLAPQWSPQFSFFAVFALFFPAVTGIMAGVNMSGDLKDPARSIPRGTFAAIGVSGLIYAALIVVFAAVVPRAELLGEGFVMKDYAFSPTLVYAGVFCATLSSALGSMMGAPRILQAFARDNIFKRLRWFGQGSGASGEPRRAVVLTFLIAQIGIVAGDLDTIAPVITMFFLMTYATVNLACFYEGRSHNPSFRPTFRFNHWSIAIIGVIGCVSVMFFINALWASVALVLGGLFYFFITRSEINVKWGDIHGGIAFQIARSALLRLEREHYHSKNWRPSILALAGSASSRLHLVEYARWFTADSGIVMLGHIIKGDVEQLHKRRHEAENILRKFILKEQLPAFPVAIVEEDLHAAVKALIQCHGIGRIKPNTIMLEWSDDPEKAEDFWETIATIKEMERSLIIVATEQEGEKTHIPEGFINIWWDSAQNVELMLLLSFMLKKNREWRDHSIRIIRPVPFKADVDNIKKEISEMLAKGRIEADIFIVPAEDPFEAVRTHMHPSALLFSGLRLGNGEDDINLITNIKRTVELPGDVIFVYNAGDVSMEA
- a CDS encoding phosphate-starvation-inducible PsiE family protein — protein: MLSLLKKYEQIMIQVVMVMMAIVLALCTIDLGWTILKDISKPPYFILDIEELLELFGLFMLVIIGIELLETIMKTYSTPGQQHHEVVLSVAIIAISRKIIILDMKTVDSMSLIGIAAITIALTIGYAFVRAKRPKQQIK
- a CDS encoding response regulator transcription factor, with product MGANPRNQELLSAFVQRMGYEAVRADDLDAVDDILDHRLNIKIALVDVTGFDQGVWQRCARLHGQGIPLLVISPKQSAAIRKMSFSHGAQAVLVKPLGMRELADMIHGFMQA
- a CDS encoding DUF169 domain-containing protein, with product MVDYAAMQTTIQEAIKPRSLPLAVRFLADGEDFPEKTRRPKAFLKKRVTICQGITMARLYGWSVGLRKEDIICVPALLGWGMSGAANRDEEMKQLMQSVGFASSAAVADAQFAGMTCVPEGTVHGILLTPLAKALHEPHTVAVYCNPAQAMRLVQALTYCGDGGVEGRAPCASVTGSFGGKVECLQTLYAPHALNAPRLSIPGMGDRIFSMTQDDELVVAFPGQWLSRLATGLKEAGKTIGARYPVTFYQNFEPEFPAPYKDTAQRLGLLDDGSAP
- a CDS encoding tyrosine-type recombinase/integrase, with protein sequence MLTNLFGHRWLMASMMRSGKGAKDRITRLPKSLKVPLQMLFKTVKEITRATWPTVGATSSCQTPSALNTSTRRGNGAGNGSLGRKKPKTCEEGHHRVHESLIQKAIIGAVKMADLAKRVTCHTLRSSFATQLIESGDGSRTVQELLGHKDVKTAMMHTPMS